In Fusobacterium hwasookii, a single window of DNA contains:
- a CDS encoding thiamine diphosphokinase, giving the protein MKIAYLFLNGELRGSKKFYLDFIENNKGDIYCADGGANICNELDIIPKEVYGDLDSIQDDVKEFYQEKNVKFIKFKVEKDYTDSELVLNEIQNKYDVIYCIAGLGGSIEHELTNINLLAKYNNVIFISEKEKIFKIDSDYEFNNMTNTKISFVIFSDEVKGLTLQGFKYNVENLDMKKGEARCISNIIIENKANLSIKSGSLLCIIKEN; this is encoded by the coding sequence ATGAAAATTGCTTATTTATTTCTAAATGGAGAATTAAGAGGAAGTAAAAAATTCTATTTAGATTTTATCGAAAACAATAAGGGAGATATTTATTGTGCTGATGGTGGTGCAAATATTTGTAATGAATTAGATATAATACCAAAAGAAGTTTATGGTGATTTAGATTCCATTCAAGATGATGTAAAAGAATTTTATCAAGAAAAAAATGTTAAATTTATAAAATTTAAAGTTGAGAAAGATTATACTGATAGTGAATTAGTTTTAAATGAAATTCAAAATAAATATGATGTAATATATTGTATTGCAGGTTTGGGTGGAAGTATAGAGCATGAACTTACAAATATAAATTTATTAGCTAAGTATAACAATGTAATTTTTATTTCTGAAAAAGAAAAAATTTTTAAAATTGACAGTGACTATGAATTTAATAATATGACAAACACAAAAATATCTTTTGTAATATTTTCTGATGAAGTAAAAGGATTAACTTTACAAGGTTTTAAGTATAATGTTGAAAACTTAGATATGAAAAAAGGTGAAGCTAGATGCATAAGTAATATTATTATTGAAAATAAAGCTAATCTTTCAATAAAATCAGGTTCACTTTTATGTATAATTAAAGAAAATTAA
- a CDS encoding DUF6138 family protein — MDNTLKEKVINTTFKGLDKVIENEYKHHPNEKPYSCSAIQEGYNDYLRIVFKKEEINYFSHNFNWITRSDLKIVCEELNEIKKDDFVKEIVPEIKSRFEKIFFRYKDSFLFRYKILLTLEFVDKQDLLEDRTYKYEFYIEDKERKEELKFKMNKYIKEIFLEENKLIKDHRECYIFCRNFLDFNLMGYSEKYIIELIEKILQVMNSAKNREIESDFKYNTILFLEEWTKNTFLKLESKKVTKEQIDLYIYKALFQLKYSKYKDDTKYAYEDLKNAMNKYHSQKAKQYLEKGTGTLIDELVYYKDENLECKANDVLAIINIKIAKSYEKALNFIINLLNKGFPCSYSVEFSSKSKKEFLKIEELVKSSTHRFFRRILDFPELYNKLEIYAKTAMKKFEFYRDIEDDEDKRALSGSYAVFGLALYDEKYFPLLEEYYLKLNDKYQLVHQYFIKAFIDRYGVNQKSLPLILKGFLSGQFDIIFGNLAELVKNEKNKKLLIKELENYSENEKEIILYSIWGEKWKEMIN; from the coding sequence ATGGATAACACTTTAAAAGAAAAAGTTATAAATACTACTTTTAAAGGACTTGATAAAGTAATTGAAAATGAATATAAACACCATCCTAATGAAAAACCTTATTCATGTTCTGCAATACAAGAAGGTTATAATGACTATTTAAGAATTGTTTTTAAAAAGGAAGAAATAAATTATTTTAGTCATAATTTTAATTGGATAACTAGATCTGATTTAAAAATAGTTTGTGAAGAGTTAAATGAAATAAAAAAAGATGATTTTGTAAAAGAAATAGTACCAGAAATAAAATCAAGATTTGAGAAAATATTTTTTAGGTATAAAGATAGTTTTTTATTTCGTTATAAAATTTTATTAACTCTCGAATTTGTAGATAAGCAAGATTTATTAGAAGATAGGACTTATAAATATGAATTTTATATTGAAGATAAAGAAAGAAAAGAAGAATTAAAATTTAAAATGAATAAATATATTAAAGAAATTTTTCTAGAAGAAAATAAACTTATTAAAGATCATAGAGAGTGTTATATTTTTTGTAGAAATTTCTTAGATTTTAACTTAATGGGATATTCAGAAAAATATATAATTGAACTTATAGAGAAAATTTTACAAGTAATGAACTCAGCTAAAAATAGAGAAATTGAAAGTGATTTTAAGTATAATACTATCTTATTTTTAGAAGAGTGGACTAAAAATACTTTTCTTAAACTAGAATCTAAAAAAGTTACAAAAGAGCAAATAGATTTATATATTTATAAGGCATTATTTCAGTTAAAATATAGTAAGTATAAAGATGATACCAAATATGCTTATGAAGATTTAAAAAATGCTATGAATAAATATCATTCTCAAAAAGCTAAACAATATTTAGAAAAGGGGACGGGTACTTTAATAGATGAATTAGTTTATTATAAAGATGAGAATTTAGAATGTAAAGCTAATGATGTACTTGCAATAATAAATATAAAAATAGCTAAATCTTATGAAAAAGCTTTAAATTTTATTATAAATCTATTAAATAAAGGTTTTCCTTGCAGTTACTCAGTTGAATTTTCTTCAAAATCTAAAAAAGAATTTTTAAAGATAGAAGAACTTGTAAAATCTTCTACTCATAGATTTTTTAGAAGAATTTTAGATTTTCCAGAACTATATAATAAATTAGAAATTTATGCAAAAACAGCAATGAAAAAATTTGAATTTTATCGAGATATAGAAGATGATGAAGATAAGAGAGCTTTATCTGGAAGCTATGCAGTTTTTGGTTTAGCTTTATATGATGAAAAATATTTTCCTTTACTTGAAGAGTATTATTTAAAACTTAATGATAAGTATCAATTAGTACATCAATATTTTATCAAAGCTTTTATTGATAGATATGGAGTTAATCAAAAATCATTACCTTTAATTCTTAAAGGCTTTCTATCTGGACAATTTGATATAATATTTGGAAATTTAGCTGAATTAGTGAAAAATGAAAAAAATAAAAAATTACTAATAAAAGAATTAGAAAATTATAGTGAAAATGAAAAAGAAATTATCTTATATTCTATTTGGGGGGAAAAATGGAAAGAAATGATAAATTAA
- a CDS encoding HAD family hydrolase, producing the protein MIAAFFDIDGTIYRNALLIEHFKKLIKYELFDDMQYRLKVEEAYNLWDTRKGDYDDYLLDLTQLYVVAIKGLPVKYNDFISDQVLLLKGNRVYTYTRQMIEWHKKMGHKVFFISGSPAFLVSRMAKKMGVDDFCGSIYEIDEETQTFSGKILKPMWDSIHKQEAIEDFIKKYNIELEKSYAYGDTNGDFSMLSLVGNPRAINPSKELITRIKNDEILKSKTQIIIERKNVIYKLNSEVELIEF; encoded by the coding sequence ATGATTGCAGCTTTTTTTGATATAGATGGAACAATTTATAGAAATGCTTTACTTATTGAGCACTTTAAAAAATTGATAAAGTATGAACTTTTTGATGATATGCAATATAGATTAAAAGTTGAAGAAGCATATAATCTATGGGACACAAGAAAAGGTGATTATGATGATTATTTACTTGATTTAACACAACTATATGTTGTTGCAATAAAAGGTTTGCCTGTAAAATATAATGACTTTATATCTGATCAAGTTTTACTTTTAAAAGGCAATAGAGTTTATACATATACTAGACAAATGATTGAATGGCATAAAAAGATGGGGCATAAAGTATTTTTTATATCAGGTAGTCCAGCATTTTTAGTTTCAAGAATGGCTAAGAAAATGGGAGTTGATGATTTTTGTGGTTCTATTTATGAAATAGATGAAGAAACTCAAACATTCTCAGGAAAAATTCTAAAACCTATGTGGGATTCTATTCATAAACAAGAAGCAATAGAAGATTTTATAAAAAAATATAATATTGAACTGGAAAAAAGTTATGCTTATGGAGATACTAATGGAGATTTTTCAATGTTATCTCTGGTTGGAAATCCAAGAGCAATAAATCCTAGTAAGGAACTTATCACAAGAATAAAAAATGATGAGATTTTAAAATCTAAAACACAAATTATAATTGAAAGAAAAAATGTTATTTACAAATTAAATTCAGAAGTTGAATTAATTGAATTTTAA
- a CDS encoding thioesterase family protein, whose product MLEVGMKLEVEKLVTENDTAAKAASGAVEVLATPFMIPWMEEASLHLAQKGLEEGLTTVGTEVNIKHLKGTLVGKTVKIVSVLKVIDRKKLVFDVQVLEDGVVVGTGTHTRFIIDPVKFYEKLKNEK is encoded by the coding sequence ATGTTAGAAGTTGGAATGAAATTAGAAGTTGAAAAACTTGTAACTGAGAATGATACTGCAGCAAAAGCAGCTTCAGGAGCTGTTGAAGTTTTGGCTACTCCTTTCATGATACCTTGGATGGAAGAAGCTTCTTTACACTTAGCCCAAAAAGGACTAGAAGAAGGATTGACAACAGTTGGAACAGAAGTTAATATTAAACATTTAAAAGGAACTTTGGTTGGTAAAACGGTTAAAATAGTTTCTGTTTTAAAGGTAATAGATAGAAAAAAACTTGTATTTGATGTACAAGTTTTAGAAGATGGAGTTGTTGTAGGAACAGGAACTCATACAAGATTTATTATTGATCCAGTAAAATTTTATGAAAAATTAAAAAATGAAAAATAA
- a CDS encoding Rrf2 family transcriptional regulator → MKIKNEVRYALQIIYYLTLHRDKDIISSNEISAEENIPRLFCLRIIKKLEKAGVVKIFRGAKGGYVLTRDPKRLTFRDIIEIIDDDIVLQPCIDSSTICSTRGADCTIRHALKKIQDDLLDDFDKINFYDLVENNVSLQI, encoded by the coding sequence ATGAAAATTAAAAATGAAGTTAGATATGCTTTACAAATTATATATTATCTTACTTTACATAGAGATAAAGATATTATTTCATCAAATGAAATATCTGCTGAGGAGAATATACCTAGGTTATTTTGTTTGCGTATAATCAAAAAACTAGAAAAAGCAGGAGTTGTTAAGATATTTAGAGGTGCAAAAGGTGGCTATGTTTTAACAAGAGATCCTAAAAGACTTACCTTTAGAGATATTATAGAAATTATAGATGATGATATCGTATTACAACCTTGCATAGATAGTTCAACTATTTGCTCTACTAGAGGTGCAGATTGTACTATAAGACATGCATTGAAGAAAATTCAAGATGATTTACTAGATGATTTTGATAAAATTAATTTCTATGATTTAGTTGAAAATAATGTTAGTTTACAAATTTAG
- a CDS encoding sodium transporter, which translates to MTDCNISEVTTYLNLETIAFIINNFINFFMVILIFINKAKYFYVSCLLRTIFIIFGDLYLIPKFQVNGVAISNILVNFLILIFCLIVLYKEKLFPEFSLKFDKLLIKDYFYGGSFIGLQIILDNLIYVLIVGKMITSVNEQGNYWVANNVIWGFLLIPVMSLADIIKKEANILTNYKVKYFSKVIIINFILFLIYLIFSNSFLKNIMQLKDFTLITSIIKVSTIFYLFYMISLVIDNIFIAQNQSKYLFYISLIVNLIYYPIVYYLVKINFFIPSINFICYMFGIGILIHMILSILFLYLSIKSKKITIAK; encoded by the coding sequence ATGACAGATTGCAATATTTCAGAAGTCACTACATATTTGAATCTTGAAACAATAGCATTTATAATAAATAATTTTATTAATTTTTTTATGGTTATTCTTATATTTATAAATAAAGCTAAATATTTTTATGTTTCTTGTTTATTAAGAACTATTTTTATAATATTTGGAGATTTATATTTAATACCAAAATTCCAAGTTAATGGAGTTGCTATTTCTAATATTCTAGTAAATTTTTTAATATTGATATTTTGTTTAATTGTTCTATATAAAGAAAAATTATTTCCTGAATTTAGTTTAAAATTTGATAAATTATTAATTAAAGATTATTTTTATGGTGGAAGTTTTATTGGCTTACAAATAATACTTGATAATTTAATATATGTTCTTATTGTTGGAAAAATGATTACTTCTGTTAATGAACAGGGAAATTATTGGGTGGCTAATAATGTTATATGGGGATTTTTATTAATTCCAGTAATGTCACTTGCTGATATCATAAAAAAAGAAGCTAATATTTTAACAAATTATAAAGTAAAATATTTTTCAAAAGTTATTATTATAAATTTTATTCTATTTTTAATTTACTTAATATTCTCTAATAGTTTCTTAAAAAATATTATGCAATTAAAGGACTTTACACTTATAACTTCAATAATAAAAGTTTCAACAATTTTTTATTTGTTTTATATGATTAGTTTAGTAATTGATAATATTTTTATAGCACAAAATCAATCAAAATACTTATTTTATATCTCACTTATTGTAAATTTAATATATTATCCAATAGTTTATTATTTAGTAAAAATTAATTTTTTTATTCCAAGCATTAACTTCATATGCTATATGTTTGGTATAGGAATACTAATTCATATGATACTAAGTATTTTATTTTTATACTTGTCAATAAAATCAAAGAAAATAACTATAGCAAAATAA
- a CDS encoding endonuclease/exonuclease/phosphatase family protein, with product MKKRKFLLLIMSVLFFTLSILSLASNSSNEGYIASFNILRLGDSKKDIPQTAKLLQGFDIVGLVEVMNRDGVEELLDELNKQSDEKWEYHISPFGVGSSKYKEYFAYVYKKDKVKFIKSEGFYKDGKSSLLREPYGATFKIGNFDFTLVLVHTIYGNNEAQRKAENFKMVDVYDYFQDKDKKENDIFIAGDFNLYALDESFRPLYKHADKITYAIDPAIKTTIGTKGRANSYDNFFFSQKYSQEFTGSSGALDFSGDNPKLMREIISDHIPVFIVVDTSKDDD from the coding sequence ATGAAAAAAAGAAAATTTCTATTATTGATTATGTCTGTATTATTTTTTACTTTATCTATTTTAAGTTTAGCTTCTAATTCTTCAAATGAAGGATATATAGCAAGTTTTAATATATTAAGATTAGGAGATTCAAAAAAAGATATACCACAAACAGCTAAACTTTTACAAGGTTTTGATATTGTAGGTTTAGTTGAAGTAATGAATAGAGATGGAGTTGAAGAATTACTTGATGAACTTAATAAGCAAAGTGATGAAAAATGGGAATACCATATATCACCATTTGGAGTAGGTTCATCTAAATATAAAGAATATTTTGCTTATGTTTATAAAAAAGATAAGGTTAAATTTATAAAATCTGAAGGCTTTTATAAAGATGGAAAAAGTTCACTTTTAAGAGAACCTTATGGTGCAACATTTAAAATAGGTAATTTTGACTTTACATTGGTTTTAGTTCATACAATCTATGGAAATAATGAAGCACAAAGAAAGGCAGAAAACTTTAAAATGGTTGATGTTTATGATTATTTCCAAGATAAAGACAAAAAAGAAAATGATATTTTTATAGCAGGAGATTTCAATTTATATGCCTTAGATGAGTCTTTCAGACCACTATATAAACATGCAGATAAAATTACTTATGCAATAGATCCTGCTATTAAGACTACAATAGGTACTAAAGGTAGAGCGAACTCTTATGATAATTTCTTTTTTAGCCAAAAATACTCTCAAGAATTCACAGGTTCAAGTGGAGCATTAGATTTTTCAGGAGATAATCCTAAGTTAATGAGAGAAATTATTTCAGACCATATTCCAGTTTTTATTGTTGTTGATACTTCTAAGGATGATGACTAA